The Arachis duranensis cultivar V14167 chromosome 2, aradu.V14167.gnm2.J7QH, whole genome shotgun sequence genome has a window encoding:
- the LOC107473297 gene encoding glutamate receptor 2.8-like, which yields MVKHQPRSTLVLSLWWFFGVLAIVVMGQRNSSGATTLPTKVVKVGAVLDVGGAMVEKMGLNSIRMCIHDFYVSHPHYKTRLQLILRDSQRDIVTAAAQAVDLIKNEQVVAVIGPITTMEAMFVINLGDKAHVPILTFSEMSPSLSSLHTPYLFQIAQKDYYLTQVEAISAIVQAFGWKQVVPIYVDNGYGEGLIASLTNSFQKAYIRVPYLSAIDFSATNDAIERELYKLMTMQTRVFVVHMTSRLASRLFAIAKDIGMMDEGYVWIVTAGIANLFNSLDSSVMESMEGVLGVRPYIPRTKQLLDFRARWKREFLRDNPTLVDVNLDVFGIWAYDATAALAMAVEKLDNTVFGFTNVSNDSSNVTDLENLGVSRNGEKLREALSNVRFKGVGGEFKVVGGGKLEASPFEIVNVIGNSERNIGFWTPQKGLIRDMDADNLTSKENLRTILWPGDSYSVPKGWEIPTNGNKLKIGVPVKDNGFSEFVKVIHDPITNSTKVTGFCIDVFNAVVEALPYALPFEFIPFENSNNEMAGTYDDLITQVYYEKFDAVVGDTTITGNRSKYVDFTLPYTESGVTMVVPVRDNRKKNAWAFLKPLTWDLWVTIFFTFVFIGFVAWVLEHRINECFRGPTPYQIGTSLWFSFSTMVFSHQERVEGNYGRFVVIVWVFVVQILVQSYTASLTSLLTVERLRPAFTDVHQLLKNRLNVGYLEGSFVHEILKDLGFHENQLKIYKSAEECNDLFTKGSANGGIDAAFDEVPYVMHLLGTYCSKYAMVEPRFKTGGFGFVFPKGSPLVGDISRAILDVSEGGKMRRIENAWLNGSSCQDSNNNAAQVSSSTSLGLESFWGLFLVVGICCLLALVIFLATFIYQHRHILLSHNLPDDSSSIRTRIGKLLNTFHERDLSSHTFKKSDSGVTTSVSSCPPISPSSYTGSGFSATPNTQHKPTQEPPVITTKGIQPLIKPHRSL from the exons ATGGTGAAGCATCAACCTCGTAGCACCTTGGTTCTAAGTCTCTGGTGGTTCTTTGGTGTGTTAGCAATAGTAGTGATGGGTCAAAGAAACAGTAGTGGTGCAACAACACTTCCAACAAAAGTAGTGAAAGTGGGAGCGGTGCTTGATGTTGGTGGAGCAATGGTTGAAAAGATGGGTTTGAACAGCATCAGAATGTGTATCCATGATTTCTATGTGTCTCATCCACATTACAAAACTAGGCTCCAACTCATTCTAAGGGACTCCCAAAGAGACATTGTTACTGCTGCTGCTCAAG CTGTGGATCTTATAAAGAATGAGCAAGTGGTAGCTGTGATAGGACCAATCACAACAATGGAAGCCATGTTTGTGATCAACCTCGGAGATAAAGCGCACGTGCCCATTCTGACGTTCTCAGAAATGAGCCCTTCTCTCTCATCACTCCACACCCCATACTTGTTCCAAATTGCACAGAAAGATTATTATTTAACTCAAGTCGAGGCTATAAGCGCCATTGTTCAAGCTTTTGGGTGGAAACAAGTGGTTCCAATATACGTGGACAACGGTTATGGCGAAGGACTAATTGCATCCCTAACCAATTCATTTCAGAAAGCATACATTCGTGTTCCTTATCTCAGCGCCATTGATTTCTCAGCCACAAATGATGCCATTGAGAGAGAGCTCTACAAGCTCATGACTATGCAAACTAGAGTCTTTGTTGTTCACATGACATCCCGTCTTGCCTCTCGTCTCTTTGCCATTGCCAAAGACATTGGAATGATGGATGAAGGTTATGTTTGGATTGTGACTGCTGGAATTGCTAATCTTTTTAACTCATTGGACTCTTCGGTTATGGAATCCATGGAAGGTGTGTTGGGTGTTAGGCCTTATATTCCAAGAACAAAACAGCTTCTTGATTTTAGAGCTCGATGGAAAAGAGAGTTCTTAAGAGACAATCCAACACTTGTTGATGTTAATTTGGATGTTTTTGGAATATGGGCCTATGATGCTACTGCTGCATTAGCCATGGCAGTTGAGAAGCTTGACAACACTGTTTTCGGCTTCACTAATGTCAGCAACGACTCCAGCAACGTGACTGATCTTGAAAACTTGGGCGTTTCGCGAAACGGCGAGAAGCTGAGGGAAGCTTTATCAAATGTTAGATTCAAAGGTGTTGGTGGTGAGTTCAAAGTAGTGGGTGGTGGGAAGTTAGAAGCATCACCATTTGAGATAGTTAATGTGATTGGTAATAGTGAAAGGAACATTGGATTTTGGACACCACAGAAGGGACTAATCAGAGACATGGATGCAGATAATTTAACTTCTAAGGAGAATCTAAGAACAATTCTATGGCCAGGGGACTCTTACTCTGTTCCAAAGGGATGGGAAATTCCCACAAATGGTAACAAGTTAAAGATAGGAGTCCCAGTGAAAGATAATGGCTTCTCTGAATTTGTGAAAGTAATCCATGATCCTATTACCAATTCCACAAAGGTCACCGGGTTCTGCATTGATGTGTTTAATGCTGTGGTAGAAGCGTTGCCTTATGCCCTTCCATTTGAATTCATTCCATTTGAAAATTCCAACAATGAGATGGCAGGAACATATGATGATTTGATCACCCAAGTTTATTATGAA AAGTTTGATGCTGTGGTGGGGGACACAACAATTACGGGAAACAGGTCCAAGTATGTCGATTTCACATTGCCGTACACAGAATCTGGTGTGACTATGGTTGTTCCAGTAAGAGACAATAGAAAGAAGAATGCATGGGCCTTCTTGAAGCCATTGACATGGGACCTTTgggtaacaatattttttaccTTTGTTTTCATAGGATTTGTTGCTTGGGTACTTGAACACCGAATCAATGAATGTTTTAGAGGGCCTACGCCTTATCAAATTGGCACTAGCTTGTGGTTTTCCTTCTCAACCATGGTATTTTCTCATC aagagagaGTGGAGGGCAATTATGGAAGATTTGTGGTGATAGTATGGGTTTTTGTAGTTCAAATTCTGGTTCAAAGCTACACTGCAAGTCTTACCTCTCTCTTAACAGTTGAACGACTACGCCCAGCATTTACAGATGTTCATCAACTCTTAAAGAATCGGTTGAATGTTGGTTATTTGGAAGGTTCTTTTGTTCATGAAATCTTGAAGGATTTGGGGTTCCATGAAAACCAGCTTAAGATATATAAATCTGCAGAAGAATGCAATGATCTCTTCACAAAAGGAAGTGCTAATGGTGGTATCGATGCGGCGTTTGACGAAGTCCCTTACGTGATGCACCTTCTTGGAACTTATTGCTCCAAGTATGCCATGGTTGAGCCAAGATTTAAAACTGGTGGCTTTGGCTTT GTGTTTCCAAAAGGGTCACCTCTAGTGGGAGACATATCACGTGCAATCTTGGATGTGAGTGAAGGAGGCAAAATGAGAAGAATTGAGAATGCATGGTTGAATGGAAGCAGTTGTCAAGATTCAAATAACAATGCAGCACAAGTATCTTCTTCTACAAGCCTAGGACTAGAAAGCTTCTGGGGTCTGTTCTTGGTTGTAGGTATTTGTTGCTTATTAGCCCTCGTTATCTTTTTAGCCACATTCATATATCAGCATAGACATATTTTGTTAAGCCATAATCTCCCTGATGATAGTAGTTCTATAAGAACACGCATTGgaaagttgctaaataccttccATGAGAGAGATCTAAGCTCCCACACTTTCAAGAAAAGTGATTCAGGCGTAACAACAAGTGTGTCTTCTTGCCCTCCAATTAGTCCATCTAGTTACACAGGCTCAGGCTTTTCGGCCACTCCAAATACTCAACACAAACCTACACAAGAACCTCCTGTCATTACAACAAAAGGGATACAACCTCTTATTAAGCCACATAGATCCCTCTAG
- the LOC107473176 gene encoding putative UPF0481 protein At3g02645, which translates to MTTATTDATDSTLLEMFKHVVIDVDDVEEEFTPDVCMIYTVPSKLRKMDEEEASFTPQWISIGPIHYDTKELKGMQKLKYKYWQDFSKRVSNEEAMKMKEYKSFLESEVQKIRECYAKKFPEISNEELVEIVLLDAVFIVEYFLRDWEFDHRNMLTNYVTKGIQRDLLLLENQLPLYVLEELYNKFVTLTAKGLDFHELTHHYFGSLHLYAEYLKKDNETAHHFVDFVRRCCLPDWSLELFLKQENLQVSASKLYENGVSFECVGDRKLIDITFETKKPFNGYLLCLGCLQPCFKSLKAQLMFPQLKFDNRTVCVLKNLMAFEHYHYPDKPFITNYVSLLDSLVHTKEDVELLVEKGCIFREHVSNEEVVNLVKSLSKHVVSTGKTCYYKVIRELTLHNKSGWKKTMGTVRRVYFRDTWRGSSTIIGIFVLVYTIISFYRNIHDLISK; encoded by the coding sequence ATGACGACTGCTACCACTGATGCTACTGATTCAACATTATTGGAGATGTTTAAACACgtggtgattgatgttgacGACGTTGAAGAAGAATTTACTCCAGATGTGTGCATGATCTACACAGTTCCTTCCAAACTTAGGAAGatggatgaagaagaagcttcttTCACCCCTCAGTGGATCTCAATAGGACCCATTCACTACGACACAAAGGAGCTGAAGGGAATGCAAAAGCTAAAGTATAAGTACTGGCAAGACTTCTCGAAGCGTGTCTCAAACGAGGAAGCCATGAAGATGAAGGAATACAAAAGTTTCCTTGAAAGTGAAGTACAAAAAATAAGGGAGTGTTATGCGAAGAAGTTCCCAGAGATAAGCAATGAGGAATTAGTGGAAATAGTGCTGCTAGATGCTGTGTTCATCGTGGAGTACTTTCtgagggattgggaatttgatCATCGAAATATGTTAACAAACTATGTTACAAAAGGCATCCAGAGGGACTTACTGCTTCTTGAGAATCAGCTTCCATTGTATGTGTTGGAGGAACTCTATAATAAATTTGTAACTCTCACAGCTAAAGGTTTAGATTTCCATGAACTTACCCACCATTATtttggatctcttcatctgtaTGCGGAATATTTAAAAAAGGACAACGAGACAGCTCATCATTTCGTTGATTTTGTTAGGAGGTGTTGTCTTCCCGACTGGAGCTTAGAATTGTTTTTAAAGCAAGAAAATTTGCAAGTGAGCGCAAGCAAGTTGTATGAGAATGGGGTAAGTTTTGAGTGCGTTGGTGATAGAAAACTGATTGACATAACATTTGAGACGAAGAAACCGTTCAACGGCTATTTACTCTGCTTGGGTTGCTTGCAACCATGCTTCAAGAGTTTAAAAGCTCAATTGATGTTCCCACAGTTGAAATTTGATAACAGAACAGTATGTGTTCTCAAGAACTTAATGGCCTTTGAGCATTACCATTATCCAGATAAACCTTTTATCACCAACTACGTGTCTCTGTTAGACTCTCTGGTTCACACCAAAGAAGATGTAGAGTTGTTGGTGGAAAAAGGATGCATTTTTCGAGAACACGTGAGTAATGAGGAAGTGGTGAATCTGGTGAAGAGCCTTTCCAAACATGTGGTTTCCACCGGCAAGACGTGCTACTATAAAGTCATAAGAGAACTCACACTCCACAACAAGAGTGGCTGGAAAAAGACCATGGGAACAGTTAGGAGGGTGTACTTCCGTGACACTTGGAGAGGCAGTTCCACCATTATCGGCATTTTTGTTCTCGTCTACACCATCATTAGTTTCTATCGCAATATTCatgatttaatttctaaataa